cagagcaagactcctctcaaaaacaaaaacaaaaacaaaaacaaaaaaacttctctGCAGATTTTTCACTGTGCAGCAGGTCAGTGCCTCTAatccctgtgttgttcaagggtcaacagtTCTTTAGAGcttgttaattttcattttaatcaagAAAATCTATTTCTAAATCCAGGACTGATAAAAAGCTCCCAGACTGTTCCTCCTGCTGCAATAGTGCCTTTGCTGTTTACCAGTGCTAAGCCCACTTAGATACTTGTGGAGAAAATGCAAAAGCCGCAGAGATGAACTAGTGGGTGACTGGGAAGTGAGGACGAGGGCAGGAACAGGGAGAAGTGTGTGAACCATAGGCCATCACTTGAGAAGGGAGGACTGAAAGTGCCACTTGGCTCAGATTAACCCCCAAAACGGTCCCCAATACAGGGCGAGCACCAGGAAATACAACTGCAGACACGGGAGGTGGTGCTCATCTTCGCTCGTTTAATTTGTCAGATAttgaacatttataatttttttatataacaaAACAAGAACATGCAAAGttacaaatatagaaaatataaagtacATGCATATTTCAAAGACCTGTTAATGGTGTCCACTTTGGATTCTTATATGAAACGATTCAGTGCACATCGTAAGCCTAAGGACCACACAAAAGGGTTTCCCACATATTAAGTATTCAGTACCTTAGAAAAGTTAATGCATTAGACACTTCAGATGTTAACTGTGCTAAACAAAACTCCTAAGTCTGTCCtatgcaatatatattttatatacatatatatttttacatagaaTACTCACAAAGTGCAAGCCAATAATAACATTGCAGAAAAGTAATACATATCTGCTAGGTGACAATATCAAACAATTCAGggaataattttactttaatgaACGttaacagaatttctttttccacttcaACTCAATCATATTTCTGTCATCTCCAACCTAAGATATTTTTTAGATTGTCTCCCTATTCTTTGATTCAAAAGCCAATTACAGAAACTATGAACTTGACCTAATTCTGGTTTTTGACAATtatgagacagaaataaagaaatgcaagCAGTTCTTTTCTTTGCACACTGACCATTTTTTAATTACATCATCCTCTATGATGATGGTGCTTTCACAACTGCAGCTCTCCTGTGTGTCAAAATCATTCTGGTTTCCAGGTAAATGGACAAAGATTTGCCTTCAGTGTCTAGAAGGCAATTTACTTTTTGGCTGCCTTAATTACCTATAGTTTAAAGAAAGGAATGCCACATATAGGTCCTTTAAACATCTAAAATGGGAGGTTGCCTCCAAGGGCACCATTCCCAAACATTAGATTTTAAGTCCCAGAAGCCTTTCATATATGTTACAGTTATGTTCACTGTGAATATGTCCTTTAGCCAGAGGTTTAGTGTTGTGCCAATATTTACTCTTAATGAACAGCTGCTGTGTAGCCCATACTGTGAAAAGTAAAACATCACCCCAGTTCTCCATAGACACAGAGCTCATGCTCCAGCGGGCTGAGCCTGCGTCCCAAGAGCTAAGAATTTCTAGGATTTTTTTGAATGAGTATCATGTGGCCTCCTAACAAACTTGGCAGAAATGTTGTCGGGTtttcttaaaatggaaaatatctcTAAATAGCTATGAAATCTCTGCTAAGATAGGGCATTAGTATACTGAGCTCTAGCTGCTGAAGGAGCCAGAGGTATCCAGGCAAAGGTATTTCAGACTGTTCTGAGATTTGTTTAGCCTCAATCTGTTGCTCTAAGTCCAAAAATAAGTCCAGATTAACCAAAGGTTATTTGCTGTTATACTTTTACTGGCCTGGCATTAGCAACGGCTCATGATGAACTCAATCAAAGGGGGCTTGACTAGCATCTCAGGTCTACTCTATGTTTTCCAGTGCCCATCAGTGCCAAGGGTATTGATTAGCCTATCCAGgacaaagagagaagaaagagtgaGACACCACCACTAAAAGGGCTGCAGGTGGTTACCCCCTCCCTCAAGCTGGAAAAAGATTAGAAAGATGGTGAAAACAGGAAGACCTTCTTCATCCCACTATTaggaagatgaggaaagagaTCAGGAGGATCACAGGTGGGGAGGAGAAGAGGACCATGCTCGATCCTCTCTGGTAATAGGCCTGAGATTCCCTCTCGTACTGCGTGATACACATCTGCTCAACCACACGCTCCATCATCTTAACGTCGGTCTCGGTGAAGTTCTCCCCTTTGGTGGTTGTGGTGACTGTGTGCTGCTTGATTGTGATATTGACGCAGTCGTGCACAAAGTTGTTCTGGTTGCTGTACTGATCCACGGGCCTGTAGTACACTTGGTTGGGGTAACGGTACATGTTTTCACGATAGTAACGGTCCTCATAGTCATTGCCAAAATGTATGATGGGCCTGCTCATGGCACTTCCCAGCATGTAGCCACCAAGGCCCCCCACCACTGCCCCAGCTGCTGCAGCACCAGCCATGTGCTTCATGTTGGTTTTTGGCTTACTGGGCTTGTTCCACTGACTGTGGGTACCACCTCCTTGACCCCAGCCACCACCATGAGGCTGTCCCCAGCCACCACCATGGGGCTGCCCCCAGCCACCACCATGAGGCTGCCCCCAGCCACCACCGCCCTGAGGTGGGTAGCGGTTGCCTCCAGGGCTGCCCTGCCCCGGGTATCGGCTGCCCCCAGTGTTCCATCCTCCAGGCTTTGGGCGCTTCTTGCAGAGGCCCAGGTTACTCCATGTGGCCACAAAGAGAACCAGCATCCAGCAGCCAAGGTTCGCCATGATGACTGCTCTGCAAAATGAAGAGGAGAACGTCAGAGTCCcatatttatgttaaaattacGAAATGTTTGCTGCATAATGAATGAGTGCATAGCAATGGTATCAGCTGCTCAGTAGAAACACTGTTCCCACCCTGTACTTCTCTGAAGCACTTAGGACAAAAGCAAAAGTAAGAAAAGGGTGAACACaactctttctcctgctccaagGACAAATGTGACCCTAAGTTATGGACTTGATGAATGAATTTTAGttcattatttaacattttatgagtgaattattttcttctaatttttgtacCAAAACAACAAACAGATCAAACACCCAGAATGACAATTTATGACCCTTTGGAGAATGTACATTCATCAAATCAATAATCTCTTTTCAAATTAAAGATCTCATTTACCCTGGGCACTTAGCTCCAAAAGCAGAGACCTATGACAATAGTAAAATGATTGCTAAACAGTACCTGCTATACCCTATGTCAAATCATAGGCTCCAAATCATCACTGtgtgccataaaacctaaaatggCATATACTGGAACACTGAAGTTAGTCTTGTCCTCAGTGCTGGGatgatctgtaattttttttccctctctctttctccttttttatttttattttttaaaaaaacaatacctagcttgttgagatataattcacatat
The Pongo pygmaeus isolate AG05252 chromosome 21, NHGRI_mPonPyg2-v2.0_pri, whole genome shotgun sequence DNA segment above includes these coding regions:
- the PRNP gene encoding major prion protein isoform X1, producing MECPVFVRLDPFGLSEVAVIMANLGCWMLVLFVATWSNLGLCKKRPKPGGWNTGGSRYPGQGSPGGNRYPPQGGGGWGQPHGGGWGQPHGGGWGQPHGGGWGQGGGTHSQWNKPSKPKTNMKHMAGAAAAGAVVGGLGGYMLGSAMSRPIIHFGNDYEDRYYRENMYRYPNQVYYRPVDQYSNQNNFVHDCVNITIKQHTVTTTTKGENFTETDVKMMERVVEQMCITQYERESQAYYQRGSSMVLFSSPPVILLISFLIFLIVG
- the PRNP gene encoding major prion protein isoform X2 yields the protein MANLGCWMLVLFVATWSNLGLCKKRPKPGGWNTGGSRYPGQGSPGGNRYPPQGGGGWGQPHGGGWGQPHGGGWGQPHGGGWGQGGGTHSQWNKPSKPKTNMKHMAGAAAAGAVVGGLGGYMLGSAMSRPIIHFGNDYEDRYYRENMYRYPNQVYYRPVDQYSNQNNFVHDCVNITIKQHTVTTTTKGENFTETDVKMMERVVEQMCITQYERESQAYYQRGSSMVLFSSPPVILLISFLIFLIVG